Within the Thermosynechococcaceae cyanobacterium Okahandja genome, the region ACCAAGCCCTGCGGGTATTTGCCCCCTACCGCCACACCCGCAAAATTTCCATCTTCGGCTCGGCACGCACCCCCGATACCGAACCGGTCTATGACATGGCGGTGCGGTTTGCCCAAGCCGCCAGTGCTGCCGGATTTATGATTATTACGGGGGCGGGCGGCGGCATTATGGAAGCGGGCAATAAAGGCGCTGGCCCGGGAAAGTCCTTTGGCCTCAACATTGAACTGCCCTTTGAGCAGGGGGCTAACCCCTATATTGAAGGTGACCCGCGCCTGATTCACTTTAAGTACTTCTTTACCCGCAAGGTGTTTCTGCTCAAGGAAACGGATGCCATTGCCGTCTTTCCGGGGGGCTTTGGCACCCAAGATGAGGCGTTTGAGTGCTTGACCTTGTGCCAAACGGGTAAGGCACCGCCTACCCCCTTGGTGTTAATGGATGTGCCCGGGGGCACCTACTGGCAGCGCTGGGATCAACTCATCCAAGAGGAGTTTTGCCGTGCAGGCCTGATTAACGGTGAAGATCGGGAACTGTATCGCTTCTGCACCAGTGTTGAGGAGGGGTTAGAGTACCTCAGCGGTTTTTATCGGGTGTATCACTCCTGCCGCTACGTGGGCGATCGCCTCGTGTTGCGCCTGAATCAAGACATTAGCGATGCTGCCCTAGGGGAGCTTAACCGCGAGTTTGCCGATATTTTGGTTTCTGGCGCGATTGAGCGCACGCCGCCGTTACCCCGGGAAGTGGAGGATGAGCAACCCATCTATCACCCCCTCCTCACCCATACGCTGCACCTGCCACGGCTGATCCTGCACTTTAACCAGCGGGACTACAGCCGTTTATACCAACTCATCCACCGCCTCAATGGGTTGGCAACGCCAGCCACCACCTATCACCCCGAGCGGAAGTAGGGGTTAGGCCTACGCACCGCAGCGACAACAGAGATTGACCAGATTGATCAGATTGACCATTACGTGTTGATACCACACCCATGATTGAACGTTACACCCTTGCCCCCATGGGGAACCTTTGGACCGATGCCTACAAATTCCAAACGTGGCTTGATGTGGAACTCGCCGTTTGTGAAGCACAAGCTGAGCTAGGCTATATTCCTGCCGAGGCTGTTGCTGAGATTAAGGCCAAAGCCGCCTTTGAACCGCAGCGGGTGCTGGAAATTGAGGCGGAGGTGAAGCACGATGTCATTGCCTTCCTCACGAATGTCAATGAAAATGTTGGCGATGCGGGTCGCTACATTCACCTTGGTTTGACCAGTTCTGATGTGTTGGATACTGGCCTCGCCTTGCAGTTGGTGGCCAGCCTCACGTTACTGCAAGAGCACCTCGAGTATCTGATTCAAGCGGTGCGCCATCGCGCCCAAGAACATCGCTATACGGTGATGGTGGGGCGCAGCCATGGCATTCATGCGGAACCCATTACGTTTGGCTTTAAGTTGGCTGGCTGGCTAGCAGAACTGCTGCGTCATCGCGATCGCCTGTGCCAGTTGCAGCGCACGATTGCTGTGGGCAAAATTTCGGGGGCAGTGGGAACCTACGCCAACATTGACCCCCGGGTAGAAGCCATTGCCTGCCAAAAGCTAGGCCTGCAACCGGATACGGCTTCAACGCAGGTCATTTCCCGCGATCGCCACGCCGACTATGCCCAGACCCTTGCCTTGGTGGGGGCCACCCTCGAGCGCTTTGCCGTCGAAATTCGCAACCTGCAGCGCACCGATGTTCTCGAAGTCGAAGAATTTTTCTCGAAGGGGCAAAAGGGTTCTTCCGCCATGCCCCACAAACGCAACCCGATTCGTTCCGAGCGCTTAACAGGCTTAGCGCGGGTACTGCGGGGCAACGCCATGGCGGCGCTTGAAAACGTTGCCCTGTGGCATGAGCGGGATATTTCCCACAGTGCGGTGGAGCGGGTGATTCTGCCCGACAGTTCCATCCTGTGCCACTTTATGCTGGTTGAGATGACCGACCTGATTCAACATCTACAGGTCTATCCCGAGAATATGCGCCGCAATATGAACTGCTACGGCGGCGTGATCTTTAGTCAGCGGGTGTTGCTGGCACTGGTGGAAAAAGGGCTGAGTCGCGAAGCGGCCTATGCCCTAGTGCAAAAACATGCCCATGCGGCCTGGAACCGCAGCGACGGCGACTTTGCTGCCAACCTCAAAAACGACCCAGCGGTGTTGCAGTACCTCAGTGTTGCCGAGCTAGAGGCCTGTTTTAACCCCGAGCACCACCTCAAACACCTTGAAGAAATTTACCAGCGCCTGAGCATTTGAGGAGGAGCTAGGGAGCGCTCAGGAGGGCTATGGTTTCCACGTGCGCCGTCTGGGGAAACATATCCAGCGGCTGAACCTTGAGGAGGTGGTAGCCACCGGCTGCGCACAGATACCCTAAATCTCGCGCCAAGGTGGCGGGATGACAACTCACATAGACAATGCGCGGCGGTCGCTGTTCTAAAATGGCTGCAAGAACGGCGCGATCGCACCCTTTGCGGGGCGGATCCAGCAGGATCACATCAACAGCCTGCCGCCATTGGGGCAGCCACTCTTCGGCAGCCGCACAAATAAATTCGGTATTGGTTAAGCCATTGTGGCGGGCGGTGGCGATCGCTTGGATCACGGAGTCAGCGTGGCACTCAACCCCTGTGACCCGACCGGCTAAGCGCGCCAAGGGCAGGCTCAGGGTGCCAATGCCGCAGTACAAATCTAGTAGGTGCTCTGTGCCCCTTAACCCTAGCCAATCCCGCAGAATTTCAATCAGCCGCTCTGCTTGGGCGGTGTTGACCTGAAAAAACGTGGTCGCGCCAATGTGAAATTCAACCCCCGCCAGAATTTCCCGCAGGTACGATCGCCCCGCCAACACCTGAGTGTAGTGGCCAAAGATGCGATTGCCCCGCTGGGAATTGAAGTTCACGCAGACCCCCACCACATCGGCAAACTGCTCGTACCAGCGCTGGGCTTGCGCCGGAACGTCCGGGGGCAGTTCCCCCGCCAACACTAGGGTAATCAGTTGTTCACCCGTGCGCTGACCAATGCGCAACCCCAGATGACGAAACCCGGGGGCTGCCGTCGTTTCATCGTAAATGGGCCATGGGTGCAAATCCGCTTTAATAGTGGCCAACAGCGGATTGAGGCGCGGGTCTTGCACCGGACATTGGTTGAGGTTGACAATGCGGTGCGAGCCTTTTTGATAGTAGCCCGCCACAACTTGGCCATGGCGGCGACCCAAGGGGTAGGTCACTTTGTTGCGATAGCCTAAGGGAGCCGGAGCGGCCACAATGGGGAAAAAGGTTTGTGGCTGTACCTGAGCAATGCGGGCGATCGCCCCGTGGACAAGTTCTTCTTTAGCGGCTAACTGGGTGGGATAGTCCACACACTGCCACTGGCAACCGCCACACTTGTCCGCCACAATACAGGCAGACCGCACCCGGGCGGGCGAAGGGGCAAGAACTTCTAGGAGGACGCTGTGGGCGTACTGGGGTTTGACGTGTTGCAGGCGCACCCGCAGGCGATCGCCCGGAACCGCATCGGGCACAAACACGACCCGACCTTGCCAACGCCCCACACCACTCCCCGTATGGTTCAGGGTGTCAATGGTTAACTCTAGGACTGCACCCTGTTGCCAAGTACTCATACCGGTCAAGAACGTTACGCCTAGTTAAAAAAGCCACGGCAAGCTCTATTTTCGCTGCTATACTGCAAGCGGTGCAATCAGCAGCTTGTGTGGCGCTCCCCACTGGGGGGCAGCACGGCCATCAAACACACTGCCGCTGCCCATTTTGCTTGTATTTCTGGAGTTGATCGATCATGCTTAAGCGTCTTTCGCCTTGGTTCGTTGCTCTGGCGCTGCCCATGGGGGCAATGGTGATGACACCGGCCAAAGCAGCCAACTACGTCTCAATTACCTACGGCCCTTTTCAGCGCTCGTTTCCGATGTCGGAGCTAGAAGAGTACGTTGCTACTCAGCAGGCAACGGGGGAATTCCGCGCCTTGATGCGCCTTGTCCCCAAAGATGACCAAGCGAAGCTCATAGAATTCTTGGGTATGAGGCTACCCTTCAATGTTGTGCAGGTGAATGGCATCCTCAATAGCCCCATTGGTAAAGACCTATTGAAGCAATTTTCCCAAGTTACTATCCGTCGCGATAAGGCCGGGGAAGTGGCGCTGCGGGGCGCAATGCTGACGGCGGCCTCCTCCCCCGAAGGCTTGAGTATGATGTCCTTCCTGAAAAACTATCCGGCAGAGACGATTAACCTTGACTTGAGGAAGCTCAACCGGATGCTCAAGGATCAGAGCGGCCTGATGGGGATGCTGGGGAACCTGCGCCCCTAGGGGGGTGTCCTTAAAACTATGGCAATGGGTGGACAATGGGGGTGTGGCGGTGTTGCACCCCTGTTTTTATCGGCATTCTCAGCCGCAACCCGTATCATGGTAGGGTTGGCTCATAGGCACGACGGCAGACGCTATGGTTCTTTCGCGTCAATATCCGCCACCCTTACCCCTTGCGCAACCTTGGCGACGGGCGATCGCCACCAGTATTGACTTTCTGGCAATCTGGCTTACAAGTGTG harbors:
- a CDS encoding LOG family protein produces the protein MTLSRVALRSLQQELEQLLARLDSHPHGDLIYQALQTFTAIAEEDLERLDWKILRSCLRDMHQALRVFAPYRHTRKISIFGSARTPDTEPVYDMAVRFAQAASAAGFMIITGAGGGIMEAGNKGAGPGKSFGLNIELPFEQGANPYIEGDPRLIHFKYFFTRKVFLLKETDAIAVFPGGFGTQDEAFECLTLCQTGKAPPTPLVLMDVPGGTYWQRWDQLIQEEFCRAGLINGEDRELYRFCTSVEEGLEYLSGFYRVYHSCRYVGDRLVLRLNQDISDAALGELNREFADILVSGAIERTPPLPREVEDEQPIYHPLLTHTLHLPRLILHFNQRDYSRLYQLIHRLNGLATPATTYHPERK
- the purB gene encoding adenylosuccinate lyase, which produces MIERYTLAPMGNLWTDAYKFQTWLDVELAVCEAQAELGYIPAEAVAEIKAKAAFEPQRVLEIEAEVKHDVIAFLTNVNENVGDAGRYIHLGLTSSDVLDTGLALQLVASLTLLQEHLEYLIQAVRHRAQEHRYTVMVGRSHGIHAEPITFGFKLAGWLAELLRHRDRLCQLQRTIAVGKISGAVGTYANIDPRVEAIACQKLGLQPDTASTQVISRDRHADYAQTLALVGATLERFAVEIRNLQRTDVLEVEEFFSKGQKGSSAMPHKRNPIRSERLTGLARVLRGNAMAALENVALWHERDISHSAVERVILPDSSILCHFMLVEMTDLIQHLQVYPENMRRNMNCYGGVIFSQRVLLALVEKGLSREAAYALVQKHAHAAWNRSDGDFAANLKNDPAVLQYLSVAELEACFNPEHHLKHLEEIYQRLSI
- the rlmD gene encoding 23S rRNA (uracil(1939)-C(5))-methyltransferase RlmD — its product is MSTWQQGAVLELTIDTLNHTGSGVGRWQGRVVFVPDAVPGDRLRVRLQHVKPQYAHSVLLEVLAPSPARVRSACIVADKCGGCQWQCVDYPTQLAAKEELVHGAIARIAQVQPQTFFPIVAAPAPLGYRNKVTYPLGRRHGQVVAGYYQKGSHRIVNLNQCPVQDPRLNPLLATIKADLHPWPIYDETTAAPGFRHLGLRIGQRTGEQLITLVLAGELPPDVPAQAQRWYEQFADVVGVCVNFNSQRGNRIFGHYTQVLAGRSYLREILAGVEFHIGATTFFQVNTAQAERLIEILRDWLGLRGTEHLLDLYCGIGTLSLPLARLAGRVTGVECHADSVIQAIATARHNGLTNTEFICAAAEEWLPQWRQAVDVILLDPPRKGCDRAVLAAILEQRPPRIVYVSCHPATLARDLGYLCAAGGYHLLKVQPLDMFPQTAHVETIALLSAP
- a CDS encoding alpha/beta hydrolase codes for the protein MLKRLSPWFVALALPMGAMVMTPAKAANYVSITYGPFQRSFPMSELEEYVATQQATGEFRALMRLVPKDDQAKLIEFLGMRLPFNVVQVNGILNSPIGKDLLKQFSQVTIRRDKAGEVALRGAMLTAASSPEGLSMMSFLKNYPAETINLDLRKLNRMLKDQSGLMGMLGNLRP